In a genomic window of Zingiber officinale cultivar Zhangliang chromosome 9B, Zo_v1.1, whole genome shotgun sequence:
- the LOC122025331 gene encoding uncharacterized protein LOC122025331, with translation MAYIPPHKRHSSTGNTSAPAPPPASLSRRFDQSLALDGPSRPRGRRPPSHQSSAMIDIAYAAQSTSLWCIAGGCPHPDNFRLEPYPCEAVERREGYRPLVLTIAGDPPSVESEEEPPPWAAIVTGIERDLLSSLVSARSELAPRIKISFVARIGKVFFRGEPSSCLESVRRVAYSESDIRGKVSKSFSTSLPNEHIQEFEQLEMAKLGFDFDSQSERYNIKLFNKTQAGSVITCKCKVAEGGGLEIYKIEQNKLRHLVVDISCVSKDLDLRLMLYSTEVSKTLDDVGKDGIKRLVSNAVIDPNVKGGLRWSLGKDSIDGTFSIIDVCHLKFKNFKNQNMRINFRYADRIHLKTSFGDVSNELFFKFLGVSRQLRDENFEPSSVLTTVQDAVKLIWNHFLGKNGGVEGEKCKEK, from the exons ATGGCATACATCCCTCCTCACAAGCGCCACTCCTCCACCGGAAACACCTCCGCTCCCGCCCCACCGCCGGCCTCCCTCTCCCGCCGCTTCGACCAATCCCTCGCCCTCGACGGGCCTTCCCGCCCTCGGGGGAGGAGGCCTCCCTCCCACCAGAGTTCCGCGATGATCGACATCGCCTACGCGGCTCAATCCACCTCCCTTTGGTGCATCGCCGGCGGTTGTCCCCATCCTGATAATTTCCGGCTGGAGCCGTATCCTTGCGAAGCCGTGGAGCGGCGGGAAGGCTACAGGCCTCTGGTGCTTACTATTGCTGGCGATCCACCTTCGGTGGAATCGGAGGAGGAGCCGCCGCCGTGGGCGGCGATTGTCACAGGGATCGAGCGTGATCTGCTTTCTTCCCTCGTCAGCGCGAGGAGCGAACTGGCGCCCCGGATCAAGATCTCGTTCGTCGCCAGGATCGGCAAAGTTTTCTTTCGCGG AGAACCTTCAAGTTGTCTTGAATCTGTGAGGAGAGTTGCATATTCTGAATCGGATATTAGAGGGAAAGTAAGCAAGTCCTTCAGCACTAGTTTACCAAATGAACACATTCAAGAATTTGAACAGTTGGAGATGGCAAAGCTTGGTTTTGATTTTGATTCCCAGAGCGAACGTTATAACATCAAG TTGTTTAACAAGACTCAAGCTGGCTCAGTAATTACATGCAAATGCAAAGTTGCTGAAGGTGGTGGCCTTGAGatatataag ATCGAACAAAACAAATTACGTCATCTGGTTGTAGACATATCATGCGTCTCTAAGGATCTTGATCTGAGATTGATGTTGTATAGTACGGAAGTTTCGAAAACTCTGGAT GATGTAGGAAAAGATGGCATAAAGAGGTTGGTTTCCAATGCGGTTATAGACCCAAATGTGAAAGGTGGACTACGATGGTCGCTTGGGAAGGACTCTATTGATGGCACTTTCAGCATCATTGATGTTTGCCATCTTAAGTTCAAGAATTTTAAGAACCAGAACATGCGGATTAATTTTAGATATGCTGATCGGATTCATCTCAAAACATCATTTGGAGATGTTTCTAATGAATTGTTTTTCAAGTTTCTGGGAGTGTCTCGACAATTGAGG GATGAGAACTTCGAGCCTAGCTCTGTGTTGACCACCGTCCAGGATGCTGTGAAACTTATTTGGAACCACTTTTTGGGCAAGAACGGTGGTGTCGAGGGAGAAAAGTGCAAGGAAAAGTGA
- the LOC122022881 gene encoding uncharacterized protein LOC122022881: protein MAYIPPHKRHSATGNTSAPAPPPASLSRRFGQSLVLDGPSHPRGRKPPSHQRIDKIDIAYAAQSASLWCIAGGCPHPDDFRLEPYPCDVVERQQGYRPLMLTIAGDPHSVESEDEPPPWATIVTRIERDLLSSLIRARSELAPRIKISFVARIGRVSFLGREPSSCLESVRRAAYSESDTRGKVRMFFNTNLQNEHVQEFEQSEMAKLGFDLYSQKECYIIKFNKTLGGSVITCKCKVAEGGGLEIYKIEQNRLRHLVVDVSCVSKDHDLRLMLYSMEVSKTLDDAGIDVIKRLISDAIIDPNAKGGLRWSLGKDSVDGTCSITKGDNFEPSSVSAAVQDAVKLIWNHFLGKNVGVEGEKCKEK from the exons ATGGCATACATCCCTCCTCACAAGCGCCACTCCGCCACCGGAAACACCTCCGCTCCCGCCCCGCCGCCGGCCTCCCTATCCCGCCGCTTCGGCCAATCCTTAGTCCTCGACGGGCCCTCCCACCCTCGGGGGAGGAAGCCTCCTTCCCACCAGCGTATCGATAAGATTGACATCGCCTACGCGGCTCAATCCGCCTCCCTCTGGTGCATCGCTGGAGGCTGTCCCCATCCCGATGATTTCCGGCTGGAGCCGTATCCTTGCGACGTCGTGGAGCGGCAGCAAGGCTACAGGCCTCTAATGCTTACTATTGCTGGTGATCCACATTCGGTGGAATCGGAGGACGAACCGCCGCCGTGGGCTACGATTGTCACAAGGATCGAGCGTGATCTGCTTTCTTCCCTCATCAGAGCGAGGAGCGAATTGGCGCCCCGGATCAAGATCTCCTTCGTCGCCAGGATCGGCAGAGTTTCCTTTCTCGG GAGAGAACCTTCAAGTTGTCTTGAATCTGTAAGGAGAGCTGCATATTCTGAATCCGATACTAGAGGGAAAGTACGCATGTTCTTCAACACTAATTTACAAAATGAACACGTTCAAGAATTTGAACAGTCAGAGATGGCAAAGCTTGGTTTTGATTTATATTCCCAGAAGGAATGTTATATCATCAAG TTTAACAAGACTCTGGGTGGCTCAGTGATTACATGCAAATGCAAAGTTGCTGAAGGTGGCGGCCTTGAGATATACaag ATCGAACAAAATAGATTACGTCATTTGGTTGTAGACGTATCATGCGTCTCTAAGGATCATGATCTGAGATTGATGCTGTATAGTATGGAAGTTTCGAAAACTCTGGAT GATGCAGGAATAGATGTCATAAAGAGGTTAATTTCCGATGCAATTATAGACCCAAATGCGAAAGGTGGACTACGATGGTCGCTCGGGAAGGACTCTGTCGATGGCACTTGCAGCATCACTAAG GGTGACAACTTTGAGCCTAGCTCTGTGTCGGCCGCCGTCCAGGATGCTGTGAAACTTATTTGGAACCACTTTTTGGGCAAGAACGTTGGGGTTGAGGGAGAAAAGTGCAAGGAAAAGTGA